In the Pectinophora gossypiella chromosome 27, ilPecGoss1.1, whole genome shotgun sequence genome, ATTATGGACGACTTGTTAACGCCGGGATGTCGAGAGGCGACGTGAGTTCTGAACTCGCGCGGGTCGTTGAAGTCAAGCTTGCAGAAGTAGCACCGTAATGAATTGAGTCGGATATGGACTGGGTACGCTGTGGAGGTTTCCAGTACGATCGCGGCGTTGCAGGAGGCAGCATCCAGATCCCCTCGAATGAAtataactaaaacaaaaaatacttcagTAGATCCAAAATCATCGAGGCATAAATATGGGGATTAGAAAAGTGCTAAAATGGCAGAGAAAGCGCCAACTGAACGCTAAAGACGAACGGTGCGACAGTGAATTGCTTGTTTCACATCCCGCTGCCGTCAAGAACGGTTCCACAAGAACTGGTACATTTCATCTACTCGCATATTCACCGCTTTCGCTGTCGCCCCGCTGATCAACGATTGATTACACCGTGCATGGATCTTTTAAAACAAGGCAACTGTCTATTTCcctatacaattattataatcattatataTCATAAACAAAGACGTTCCAGTCAAAATCAATCCAGTCCAATTCTGTTATAACTTACAGCTCAAATGCTGGATGATGTTTTTTAACATGACCCACCATCTTTGCTCTCGCTACGAACAGCTTATTGCAAACGGGACACGGTGTTTTTTTGCTGTCATCGTGAACGATTAGATGGCTTCTATGAGTACTAGCAGAGTCGAAGCTTTTATTACAGATTTGACACGTAAAAGGCTTTAGGGCTAAGTGTTTATTCAAATGTTCTTTCAAATGATGCCCGTTACCGAATCTTCGGCCGCAATACTCACACTTGTAATCATCAGTATGAGCCGCTTTGAAATGTTGGAACAGCTTCATTCTTGTGTCAAATGTTTGCTTACATTCCACACATTCACGTATGATCTTATCATGGCCGTGAACATCTTCGAAATGTTTCTGTCGGGCTTCATGTCTTGTAAACCCTATCTTACAAGGTTTACATTTGTAAGGTTTACAAAATTCTGTCGTCCTTACATGCTCCGCCTTTTCTTCAGCTGAAGGAAAGCTTGTTTTACAGAGTCTACAAAAGTATTTTGCCTGTATCACACAATGCTCCGCGTGAGCTTTTAGACCATGAAACGTCTCGAAAGGTCTGCCACATGTATCACAGACATGCCTGAGGAAATGTGTCCCCGTATGACGTGATAAAGAAATAACCGTTTTGAAAATCTTATTACAAACAACACAAGTATTATGATCTTTATCCAATCGCAGCGGAACCAATGCTATGCCTTGACTGATATCGATTTTATAATCATGTTTATCATTCAGATGTTCAGCGAAAGATTCCAGGGAAAGAAATATGTCTTTCTTAGGGCAACCCCTGCATTTCAGGTCGGTAATATCAACTCGGGTttggaatttttttttaattatggacGACTTGTTAACTGCGGGATGTTGGGAGGCTACGTGAGTTCTGAACTCGCGGGGGTCGTTGAAGTCAAGCTTGCAGAAGTAGCAGCGTAATGAATTGAGTCTGATATGGACTGGGTACGCTGTGGAGGTTTCCAGTACGATCGCGGCGTTGCAGGAGGCAGCATCCAGATCCCCTCGAATGAAtataactaaaacaaaaaatacttcagTAGATCTAAAATCTTATCTATTAAAGCGCACCATATATGGGGATTGGAAAAGTACCGCCACGGCCGCAAGAGCGCAAACTGGCTGCCAAAGACGAACGATGCGACAGCGAATTGCTTATTTCACGTGGATTAAGTAAGGAATCCTGCTGCCGTCGAGAACGGTTCCATAACTTGACGTGATCGCACATTCACTTTTCGCTGTCACTCCGCTGATCGTGAAGTCTAGTTTGCGGCCTAAGTGACATCTAAATAGATATCTTCTCAAACTTACACAAATGTAAAAGTTCCATAAAGTAACAGAAATTACAAAGGTCGCCACACAGACAGTAACTACTAACTAACTAACAAAAAAAGAGAGCTCAACAAGAGAAGTTCTTAAAATGTTAAACCTGCTAGAATAATGTTCTGACTCGCTCAAAATCAACCCGACAAGATTGTATCGCAAACAAAACAATcgtttttactgtaattgtgAAATATTACGAGATTTTTAGGCCAAGgtgtatgtaaaataaataattggatGTGCCGCTTGAAATTGTTAGCGATAAATTTAccctaacataagctcacgatatcCTAAAAGGATAGTCaaaggtacacccatcgcaagatagactaactacccacacctcaccgaactttctgttacaccaacgtgataggtggtgagccgtatcgctgtctgtaATGGTCGCGCCAGCTGTGAAACTACACATAAGACAAATTAAATTTACCCTGTCTAAGATTTAATCGCCGTGGGTTGTTGATGGTTGTAGAATACACTCTTCATATAAGTAACGTATCTCTGGATGATGCTTTTTGACATGAGCCACCATATTTCTTTTCGCTACGAATTGCTTGTTGCAAGCCGAACACGATAGCCTTTGTCTGTCATCGTGTATAGTCCGATGCTTTTTAAGAGTAGAATTACTGTTGAAGCTGCTATTACAAAGGGTACACACAAACGGTTTTTGGGGTAAGTGCGTATTCAAATGTTGTTTGAAATCATACCCGTTGCCAAACTTTTTCCCGCATTGTTCGCATTTGTAATCGTCAGTGTGAGCTGCTTTGAAGTGTCGGTATAGCTGCATCCGAGTCTCAAACGTTTTCTTACACTCTACGCAAACGCGCACAGTTTTCTCCTGGCCATGGACATCTTCCAAATGTTTATGAAGCTGTTCATATAATGTAAAAAAGAGTGagatattattgtttaaatcTGGCGTTAAAAGGTACTCAATTCCTCCAATAACTCTAAGCGGGTCTCCTCTTCAAGTTGTTCAGCAATTTAAATATTTGGGTCACTGGGTCACGGATACTTTAAAGGACGATGTGGACTTGGATAGGGAACGCAGAGCACTGTCTATCAGGGGTAATATGCTAGCACGTAGGTTTGCACGATGTTCTTACGAGGTGAAGGTTACCCTGTTCAAAAGCTATTGCCAGAGTTTATACACGTGCAACCTTTGGAGCAATTACACCAAAAAGACCTTCAGTGCTCTGCgcgttcaatataataacgccttcagggggttgttggggctgccctggcgctgcagtgcctcggggatgttcgcctcctggagcactgatggcttccaggctgttctacgcaagcgtgtggcttctctgtgggagcgagtgcggggcagcagcaacagtctcctgaaggtggtctcacaaaggatggacagtcccatcctcactcactggatgtacatgcatgtgacatccaatgaaaattataaattttactaacttagatataatcttctattactaacaaaatatggataaatatctgaaataaatatttcattcattcattcattcatatgtCAGAAAGCCTATTTTACAAGATTTACACTTGTAAGGTTTGCAAAATTCTGTCGTTCTTACGTGCTCCGCCTTTTCTTCCGCTGAAGAAAAGTCCGTTTTACAGTTTCTGCAAAAGTGTTGCGAGTGACAAGAGCGAGCGTGAATTTTGAGGGAACCAGGCGTCTCTAAACGCTTGCCACAAGTGTGACAAACATGCCTATAGAAGTGTTTCCCAGTGTGACGTGATAAAGATACGACGCTTTTGAAGATTTTATCGCAAACAACGCAAGCATGACGATTATTATCGAGTCTCAGTGGAACCAACGCTATGCCCTGACTGACGTCGATTTTAAAGTCGTGTTTATCAATAAGATGCTCGGCGAAAGTATCCAAAGAAGGAAATATTTCATCCTTAGGACATTCAGTACATTTCAAATTGGTAATATCGATCCGAGTTTGTGTCTTTTTAGAAATTATGTACGACTTCTCAACAACAGGATGTTCCGAGTCTACGTGAGTTCTGAACTCGTGGGGATCGTTGAAGGCAAGCGTGCAGAAGTAGCAGCGCAAGTAATCTGAGCTGACATGGACTGGATATGCTGTGGAGCATTCCAATATGAGCGCAGCATTCCGGCAGGCAGCATCCAGACCCCCTCGAATGATTACATCTAGAAAAGAAAATACTTCACTCGGTATTTCAATCTACTATCGAAACGTCGTCATGTCGAATGGTGATTTAATAAACACTCACATCGCTCTATCTCGATCCGAGAGTAGTAAGGCGAATCGATAGTAAGTCTTCGGTCGTGTATTAATTAGTGCGCGCTCTTGACTATGGTGCAGTCAAATATACAACGCAAATAAGAAATGATCTCAACTGCTAATTCGTGTGATTTACATTTACTTTACCTACCATTGGTAAAAATCAGTGGTCGTGTGTTAGGGGATCTGGAAATCACTGCCTAAAATGTTTAGTATTTTTAGGGTTGCAATAAAATGCCAAAGGTATAATGTAAAacgaaaacatttattttacagacaataaaatttagaagttatttaCGGTTCATACAGAGTAATTTTTTTAGTCTGGAAACATTAAAACATATgtccacgactatatcccaattggtgtgTAGTCTAGAGTATATCCATTGCCAGATGAATTGAATGCCCacgccacaccgagctttctgtgagaccaacgtgatagatggctTGAAACACTATTTCAATATTTAATCTGTTTCGGTTCGGGAAATCCATCGGCATATTATATCAGGATGGTATTTCCGGACGCGGAGTTTGAGCGTGAGCCTCACGGCAAAAGATTTGGTGCATGccggttttatttaaattcagttCCTGTAAGAATCTTTTCATCTAAGAATATCAGGGTGGTATTTATTAACGTGATGCTTAAGTCTGGACCTAGCAGCGAAAGATTTGGTGCATGTCGGACACGCGTGTTTCAAGCTTTCGTCGTGTAAGGCACGGTGCCTCTGAAGCGTCCGAGAGTCAATAAACGTTTTATCACAAACCTCACAACGATACCGCCTTTCAAATGTATGCACTCTAGCTATGTGATCCTTAAGTTCTCTATTGTACGCGAACTTGGTCTCGCAATGATTACATTTAAAATCATCCGTGTGATTCTTTTTGAAATGTAAATATCTATTGATTCTTTTCTCGAAAACCTCTCCACATTCAGGACACGCGTATGTTGTTTTAGGTTTGCCGTGAACTTTTACTAAATGCTCCTGCTGAGACTCAACGGATAGGAAACGCTCCTTACACGCCTTCACTGAACATTTGAAACTGCGACACATTTTACTGGATTTTAAATGTGCCTTCTTTGCTTTCATATCCGGGAAGGATTCCAGACATTTCTGACAGACGAATTTGCTTGACGAGTGCGTCACAGTAATGTGTTTCCTTAAGCCTTTGAGCGTCTCGAAGTTGCCACCGCATTTATAGCAAATGTTTCTAAAGAAATGTGCACCAGCGTGTCTGGACAGTTGGTGTAACGTAGAGAATGCTTTAAGGCATGTGACGCATCGAAAACTGCCTTTCTCCAGCCTGATCGGAACCAATCCTAAGCTCTGGGTTAGATCAATTTCGTGTTCGTGCACTTTAATTAGATGCTTCGCTAAATCATCTAGAGAAGAAAAGATATCAGCGCAGTCATTCTTTTTGCAGCGAAGATTTGTGATGTCCACACGCCTCATAGAATCATTGGGATGTTTCAGACAAAGGGTCCTATTAACATCAGAGTGATCTGTGTCCATATGTTCTCTGAAGACAGTGGGATCGTGGAATTCGCTAACACAGAAGCAACAGCGGAAAGCCTTCCTGCTCGGTTGGAATGGGTAGGCCGTGGAATGCCTCAATATCGCAAGGGCATTCTTCCTGGCAGCGTCGTCCGGTACCGGATCTATGAGTAGAAAAAAAATGGCTGTAGTACTCAACCGTGCCTCTTGCTATGAACCCGAAAGAATGATACAAGAAAATAATGTTACCAAGTCCGGCGCCTCACAACGATACaaagttaattaataataacctaattttagttttgatTAAAATCCGCCgtcgtttatttttaataagcgCAAAAAAGGGATAGAGCTATGATTAGTTCTGTCAAATTAAATTGGTGGTTGCCCAAATCGGACCACTGTCAGTGTTATGGTGATATAGGAGCGTAACAACGCGTAATGCATCTTTCTTTCTACTTTTCTAACAAACAGAACAAGTTAGCCTTGAAAGTTTACAACAGAATGCTTACTAACCTGAATGTCAAAGAAATTAGTCagattggcagtcgcttctgtaaataccggacctgtcaacaggtcctgcaggttaggtaagcgaaatGAAGTGGACCTGGTCAAGTAGACGACATGAAGTGTCAATTAAAATATTGTCTTTAATTCCAGGTAAACTTTTCTTAACtaaattttttaattatttaaaacttttttaattcaGTTACTGTAAGAATCTTTGCAAAATAAGTATCCGTTAAATAACTATGACCATTTAGGCTTCTACGAtcgaaaaaaatagaaaataaatgctGATTTAAATTCATAGTTTAATTCCGTTAAATATCCACACATATtttcaatatacctacttactttactaATAAATACAATCCGccttactaataaaaatatacaattgtGTTTGAAGTTATTGACAGCCAAGAAAAATGAATCCAATACAGaaaggtattaataaactaatctcagctgacactgccctcaagatcatgctcaagtccatgtttttatataagaactgtcacattgacatgatcctgagggcagtctcaaagctgagattagtttattaataccaccctatgcatcaattcaattcaatttttgaaGTATGGCTTCTGTCATCTTACCTATGCATCAAAgaattcgattgaactttgcttggctgtcaaatactaaTACAAACGTTGGCcacttgtttatttttcattgttaAAGCGGAATATGATGTTACAATATTGCATACCGGTTAAGGAACTTGCTTATGCGATATTGTGTTGATTccagtaaacaccatctaattttaagttgtacctgtcattttcttgacAGCCGAAAAAGAATCAGACGGGCAAtcaaaaaattatgaaacacacgtaaattttaagacAGTTTAAACAATCCTCTCACAATTTTATACATccaacgggttgcatatgagagagatgcctatttgattcgcccgggttattcattcattttaagattaacagttgttaatatacgtccctttccttttcggcggctTTTttgaggataagaaaatgacaggaacaacttcaaataaaattattttataagaatTTATGTGCTAATAAGTTTCGTCCAGACAAAGATACAAACATCGAAATAAGAACATACTACATTTCTTTATTCTCTAAAGACCCTAATCATCTATCAGTATCATTTGTAATGACTGACTTtttaggctacgttccccaacaacaatatagatggcgctgtacagagttgccttcgtttaaccttctaatttcatggataacagatataatatGCAAcattattctttgttttttggatataaagacccttgttattacacccaggcacaacacgttTCCCATCCATTTGTATTCTGATTATAATAAAGAGTACCAATATAGGTAGCGATATAATTCTATTCcatatttgatccaaatatcacaACAATGATTTTTCTATATGCCTGtgctattacattacatttttagaTAATTGTGCCCGAGCAATGGGAAAACAGGTATTATCACGTTTAAAttcgtacagcgccatctaattttttttagtggaacgcagcctggaaagGCCCTCATTATTTGTGTTGTGGCTACATTTGATTGTGTTAAATCGATTATCCGTTTCGAACCTTGCACCTCACAAGTCTATAATAATCTATGTATTTGAGAGCAATTGGGCTTTAATCTTTCTGGTGTACGTTTATTTTTCTTGCGTCTGTGTATTTGATATACACAATGAAGATTTGCTTGCCTACATATTACAATATCTAAACCAGGTAAAATCATGTTCACTCTTATACACTCGGGCATTTACAAATTGTGTCTCTTTAAGTGCCTTTTGAGGCGATAAGTGGAAAGAAACTTCATGCCACAGTGCTTACACACCACGCAGTCATTCGAATGCTGCAGCTTAAAGTGCTCGTAATACGCGCTGGAGATTGTGAAGGTTATGTTACAGTCTGCGCATCTCAGACTCTTGTTCTCATGGCCGTGTGCTGTCTCCATGTGTTTCTTCCGAGTCTTCCAGTCTAAGAACCTTTCCGCGCATTTTGGACAGCAATACGGCATACAGGACTTCTCTGTTCTCCTATGACGTTCCTTCGCTTCCATAGTGGGGAACGTTTTGGCGCACCTCTTGCAGGAGACTTGGTACTCCTGGTGCTTGGTTCGAACGTGACGCAGGAGTCCTGTAGTGGCCACGTAGCTACTGCCGCAAACGTGGCAGACGTAGCTCAGGAAATGCGTCACCGTGTGCCTGTTCAGGTGGAACAGCGACGGGAAGTTCTTCCCGCAGACGGCGCAGTTGTAAACATCCTTCTGCAGCACGTAAGGCATCACCCCCAATTTGCCGTCAAAGTTGATTCGTTTCTCGTGCACTGTCTTCAGATGTTCGGCTATCGTTTCGAGATCTTTATGCTGTTCTGAGCATAATCTGCAGCGCAAGCTGGAGCAGTCCGCTTTAATGAACTCTGATTTCGGAAGGCTGTGGAACGCAACTTTGATGCTGAAGCTGGCGTGTTCTTCGTCCATGTGGCGTCTGAAGAGTGCCGGGTCGTCGTATAGCTCGTGGCAGTAAACGCACAATATACACTTATCGTTGACGCGAAAGGGATACGCTGTTGAGTACCGAATCAACGTTTCTGCGTTCGTCCGAGCCGAGTCGGTACATTCGTCcgctaaaaaagaaaaaggtccGGTTGTAGGAGTTGCGAGACCAACTTACAGTTTAAATTATTGCATCTATTTCGTTACAAGAGATCCGAGATGAGAGCATAAAGGATAGGTCAGTTTTAAGCATAACATAATTCATATTAAACGGTTAAAGTAAACCCTTGTAGATAGCGCAATTAACATACTTCAGGGTACTATTATAAGATACGGATCCGAATGAACGAAACcatgaaataataatagtacTCTTGGATATGCACCGTCTTGACAAAGGCAAAGTTTTTGACATTCAAAATAAGGTCAAATCCGCATTCGAAATTGTATATTAGAATGGAGATACGACAAAATCTTTTGAGAATCAAAAATCTTCAAATAAATTTGATGAGATCACATTGTCACCCCAGAATTAGtggttatattattatgaattggtTAAGTATGAAAGGTCCTAAATTAATACAGACATCTACAGAATAGATTCGACTATAATAAATTCGGAATGTGCTTAAGAATTCCTTGGGTGTTGGGGCGGtgaaattttatttaacaaataaaacagcagcgtcatgttcttgtgttgtattgagagaaGAAAGAGCTGGAGCTCCGCGAACGAATGTAGtaagtgtttccatatttaaaaatcttaaatatatttgtatgttttcaATATTGGCTTGTTtgtaatacatattattttccaGAGCCAAACACCGTGTTAAATCTATtgatttttacccgactgcggcgttGCAAAAACGAGGTTTATGTGTTTGATTGCTATGTATGCATGTACGTCTATTcgcacctaacttctaaaccacctgtcagaatttaacagaTGCTGTGttactagaagcgtcttgattatccagtggttataggctatgttacgtcacgctaaattcaatgtggcggcCTCTCGAGGACGTAAACTGATGAAGAAACTCTGTCCTTAAGAGTTTGCTTGCATTTCCGATCTTGTCATTTAGTCGGCTTTCCTATTCGCATTACGCCCTGTAAATCTGTGCTGTAGAGATGATTCTTAAGTTAAGGCTTAGGGATCCTTATTAACTTCTAACGCCATGATATCGCAAATGCTACCATGGAGATATCCTTGGACCAAAGTTTGCAGTAAGCACTTCACTTCATTCGGTAGTGAGTAACCATGGCAATCACCCGTGACGTCTAGACTGTCGggcaggtaggtgtaataagcccttataCGGTGTCATAACCTCGAGGTAATGTTACTTTCAATACATTCTATCAACGCGTTTACGcctgtaatataatatttatgattcgATTTTGATTCATTCCGTTATGATACTGCATAGCCGCTTGGTAGCAATAGCAAATCTCCTCGCTTACTGATGTTTAGCGCGAATGCTCGCGGTAAGTATACACTTCCAAGAATACAGTTAAAAATGCCgataataatataactattcattatcattgtttgaggtttatgTAGTTAtaatcgtaattaaaacacattgtgcagagttcttaccgcgttaaaacaGCGATGTGAGACTTCCGATACTTCAACACTGTTCACTGATAGCACTTGCGACAGTGActcgtggcacttgcaacagtgactcgtggcacttgcaacagtaactcgtagcacttgcaacagtgacatatggcacttgcaacagtgactCGTGGCTCTTGTAACAGTGACTCGTGGCTCTTGTAACAGTGActcgtggcacttgcaacagtgactCGTGGCTCTTGTAACAGTGActcgtggcacttgcaacagtgactCAGTACTTGCAACAGTCTTGAAATATcagaagtctcatatccctgatttaacgCAGAAAGAACCtggtattacgtgttttaaccGTTCTTTGTATTGGAGAccatggtacaacaaaacaaggtatactcaaaagtgacagttaacatttcaaggttagccgcgctgacgtcatctcaccctccgttgccatttcgtaaaaaattacTTGGGTACCCATgacttatgtttttaatttacattgcaaggcaattttgaacttttagcaaaagttagtcagtaattcgcttaattatcaataataaaatttaagtactTGGAATGTTgcagataccaattgaatggtaacactcatgtaacacttacgtcatcaaactg is a window encoding:
- the LOC126378844 gene encoding GDNF-inducible zinc finger protein 1-like isoform X15 encodes the protein MTAKSSDWRPGPSVCRCCFAEGCYKDISTEYFWMGKREVYQEMLSTTFDVSISYAQSGGPNSNSRLICEPCIARLRDASDFKRQVQECERVFHQHLDPTSSVSELEAVVVEPPGKEVKLERVKVESKLSDDEDFDDHAFVDDDDDDLDDQPLTALATKVPKKESVDLMDLLDNAKPEKRKAAAKPKTPPAKKAKKKESPKPSASKPAPKPVEKKRKDPVPDDAARKNALAILRHSTAYPFQPSRKAFRCCFCVSEFHDPTVFREHMDTDHSDVNRTLCLKHPNDSMRRVDITNLRCKKNDCADIFSSLDDLAKHLIKVHEHEIDLTQSLGLVPIRLEKGSFRCVTCLKAFSTLHQLSRHAGAHFFRNICYKCGGNFETLKGLRKHITVTHSSSKFVCQKCLESFPDMKAKKAHLKSSKMCRSFKCSVKACKERFLSVESQQEHLVKVHGKPKTTYACPECGEVFEKRINRYLHFKKNHTDDFKCNHCETKFAYNRELKDHIARVHTFERRYRCEVCDKTFIDSRTLQRHRALHDESLKHACPTCTKSFAARSRLKHHVNKYHPDILR
- the LOC126378844 gene encoding zinc finger protein 668-like isoform X23 — its product is MTAKSSDWRPGPSVCRCCFAEGCYKDISTEYFWMGKREVYQEMLSTTFDVSISYAQSGGPNSNSRLICEPCIARLRDASDFKRQVQECERVFHQHLDPTSSVSELEAVVVEPPGKEVKLERVKVESKLSDDEDFDDHAFVDDDDDDLDDQPLTALATKVPKKESVDLMDLLDNAKPEKRKAAAKPKTPPAKKAKKKESPKPSASKPAPKPVEKKRKADECTDSARTNAETLIRYSTAYPFRVNDKCILCVYCHELYDDPALFRRHMDEEHASFSIKVAFHSLPKSEFIKADCSSLRCRLCSEQHKDLETIAEHLKTVHEKRINFDGKLGVMPYVLQKDVYNCAVCGKNFPSLFHLNRHTVTHFLSYVCHVCGSSYVATTGLLRHVRTKHQEYQVSCKRCAKTFPTMEAKERHRRTEKSCMPYCCPKCAERFLDWKTRKKHMETAHGHENKSLRCADCNITFTISSAYYEHFKLQHSNDCVVCKHCGMKFLSTYRLKRHLKRHNL